From the genome of Chaetodon trifascialis isolate fChaTrf1 chromosome 4, fChaTrf1.hap1, whole genome shotgun sequence:
CGAAACAGACCCCGGTTGAGATGCAGAGAAAGGCTGTTTACAAACACGAGGGACGCGCATCACGTCAACAACGACATTAACAATGAAGGGACATTGGGAGGACTTGGAGCCACGTGACAGCCCCGTAGACAGGTATGCTGTTCCGGCGTTTCACCTGCAGGTTGCAGCATTGTCCCTGGAAACAGGAGCGAgtctcacctgtcacctgtcagacTGCTCAGTGCGGCATGAGAACAGACCTCAGGCCGGTCTGCTCCTGCTTTAAAGCCGTAACATGTATGTGCGTAACGATCAGCGGGGACATATGAGATGCAGAAAACAGCCCTGCTCGGTATAAAGCCATCGTAAGGGAATCATCAAAACCTGATCAAATGCTGAGATGACTACAGTCATAAAAACACCGGATATTTATCGGGGAATGTTCAGATTCGTTTTGATTGATTCAGCTGCATCAGAAGAGTTCATGTGCAAAACTACGACATCAGATTTAAAACGACTGCTTGAATTCTGACATTAAAACCACGTTTCATACATCTAAGGGATCTGTTATTTGGAATAATAAAAGTGACAAAAGGCTTACACTCGCGTTTCAATGAACTGCAAAACAGCTACAAGAAACCTTTTTGTAATGCTGTGGCATCATTCTGATGGAGAACAGATTTCTCTTGAAAAtgactctctcgctctcttttgTGGTGTCATTCTGTCTCAGCGTGAAAGATTTCATATTATACAAAACTGTGCGCACTAAACCAAGACACGAGGCGAATCAGGATCGAGTTGATTTGATTCCAGAATTATCGGTGATCattaagaaaacagaaatagTATTTTCGTTTAGGGAAGCCGCGTGTTGGAGTCAATATATTGTTAAGACATCAAATTTAATCAATAATTTTAGAAGACCCGTGACACTGTAACTGAACAGGAAGAATGCCTCGTCAGTGGAccatgataatgatgatgggTCTGGGGTCTATTTCAGGACCGCGGAGAGCAACTGCAGGATCCTCCGGACACGACCAGTAAACAGCctgcaggacagtgtgtgtgtgtgtgtgtgtgtgtgtgtgtgtgtgtgtgtgtgtgtgtgtgtgtgtgtgtgtgtgtgtgtgtgtgtgtgtgtgtgtgtgtgtgtatctcaaCATCTGGCCGACATAAATAATCAAAACTGATAATTGTGTTTTGGTGACGGAACAAAttgactgtttctgtgacaCATGATGGAAACAGCGGACACAGCTCACACCGAAGCATTCCCCTTGTTTTGTCTCTagtttcctgttattttgtcatAAACTGCTGTTCACTGATCATGACTTATAGAACTGTACGCACCAATCGTTTTAATAGCTTTAGGAAACATTGTGTGGCCtgttttatattgttattttgaTAAAACGAGGAGCAGTAAGTGTCACTATCAATAGTCTGTTCATATAAAgtataataacaacaataataattttCTAAGTTAGTCTTTCTGCATAGATAACTATGAAAAACTAGTTTTAGGAAGGGAACGTTTTATGGCAGATTCTATTTGTAGAGGCTGAGAGAAAGTTCTTTGTTATTTATAATAATTCATAATATTATAAGTTCTCGTCTGTAAATGTTGGACCACTGCGACATTATTTTTGGTGCCTGTGGACTGTGGTACGTGTGtgcataaagaaataaataagaacataataatgataacagtaatgtttttattctttattctttggtgttattttatttgtttactgtGGTTGTTGCCTTGATTGTATTATATCGATAGACTGACTCTCTTTGTGCTATTCAAATAAGACActagaatatatatataaattaacaaaaataaaaaatcagcaGTCCTCCTGAAGAGAGGCATTATGCTGGACTTTAACTGTattattttgatgtttgttttaatgactgTGACGTAGGAGTATGGAAGCTTTGGTTTCCCTCGCAGTGAAATCTCCTCTGACCCATCTCTCCTGTTGAACAGGTGTAGGGCCCGCTCACGCCTGCTTGTGATCTCACAAACACCCTTTCATGCCCGTACTGAATAACTCACAGAACATCAGAGCCCCATTGTCTCACTtttttattcataaaaataCCAAGCATGCATGAATCGATCTCAGGAAAACATCAGGCATTTCCATGCGTTTCTAGTTCGGCCACATGATTGCTCATCGCAGCTCAGTCAATATTTTTCTATATACAACAATATTTTATACAGCAGGTCATAAAAAAGACGAAAATATAAATAGATGAATAGTTTTATGTTTCAACGTGGCACTTAGTTGCCGTCATACAGTAGAAATGACCAATGAACCGTGaaaacatgaatacacactctctctgaaCATGTGCACgcacgtgcgcgcgcgcgcacacacacacacacacacacacacacacacacacacacacacacacacacacacacacacacacacacacacacacactggaatgTCCGGCGATGACAGCAACTATTTGTCACCGCTCAGTTAGATCATATGAACAACacgccatgtttgtttgtttgtttttctctgtaaaatGACTTACAGTAGTCACGGTGAGACAGACGAACAGTTAAACAGCTAAAGCACTGAAAGATAAGAGCGCCCACAAAAGTGCACAAAACGGGTCAAAACATACAAGTCTGGCAGCAGTCCGAGTGCTTTATGAGAGCAAAGAGTCTATATGGAAACCTCGCGCCTTGCCGGGCATCTTGAGCGCGTGGAGAGCGGCCTCAGGTGCGGCCATGCCCGGTGCCGCCTGCTGGAGGTATGAGTATGTGAGGGCATCCCTGCTGGGCTCTGTGCCGCTGTACGCCCCCTCTGACAGGTATGTGTGCTGTGCCGGATAGCTCAGTGCGTAAGGCAGTATGTGGGCCCCTGGGGGCCAGTAGAGCCGGGGGGCGTGGGTTTCTGCATCAACGTGGCTGTCCTCCTTCCGTTTGAAGGGTGTGCTGAGGATGCTGTCGATGGCGAACGAGCTGGAGAACTTGGTCCCCACCCTCTCCTCCGGGGCGGGGAGGCGGGTGTCCTCGCTGAGGATGTCCGGGCTCTCCTGCTCTTTGGGGGATCTCTTGGCAATGCGCTTCCTCCTGCGCCGGAACACCCCGTCAGCGAAGGTGTACTCGCTTTGCGGGTTGAGCATCCAGTAGTTGTCCTTGCCCCAGGGCCTGGACGGGTCCCGCAGCACTTTGAGGAAGCAGTCGTTGAGTGACAGGTTGTGGCGCACCGAGTTCCTCCAGCCGGTGTAGCTGCCGCGGAAAAACGGGAACTTCTTCATCAGGTAGTCGTTGATCTCTGCCAAAGTGAGGCGACCGCTGCTGGACTCCCGGATGGCCATGGCGATGAGGGCGATGTAGGAGTAAGGGGGTTTGGGTCTGCGGGTGTAGGGCTTTCCCTTGCTGCCGTCGCCGCTCTGGGTGACAGGTGCCGGGCTGTTGGCCACGCAGTCCCCGTCCGACCCAAGCTCGTCCCCGGATAGAGGAGACGGGACTCCCCCCTCTGCATCCATGCACAACTCCAGCGGCTTCTGCGCGAAGTGGTGCGCAGAGAAAACTTCAAGTTTCATTTTCCCCAAAATAGAAGGAAGAGCTTCTCCTTGAAGTGTCTCCTCCGTAACAGCCGTGtctcagctgagcagcagagcaggtgCACCAGTCCTGACAGCAGAAATGtctcagagtgtttgtgtgttgtaaaGACTCGTCTGAAACGCTGGAGGCACCCTGAGCCTCAGTCTGTAGCAGCAGAGCACTGATCTGTCTCCGGAGACACGCTTGTCTTGCTATAATATAATGCCTCGGCAAGGGACGGCCCACAGGCGGGGTTTCCAGCCCCAATCCATTGAAGCGATCGAGTGATATAATATATGTATGTTTACAATTGGACGCTACAGTGCCACGccagtgaggggaaaaaaagtgagCGAGTGAGGCGAGAAAGCCTGGtatgaaaaataattacatgggaaaaaacaaaacaaaaaaaacagccggCTATCTTTTTAGAAAGTCCTGGAGTCGGTTATCACACAGGTTAGagacacagcagcatcacatgtGCATATCAGCGGTTTGTCTACATGGTTTTGTAACAGAAACACCTTTCAGGAACCAAAACGTGCGCTTTAAACTCTTGAAATAAACTTCTTCTGTCGCATGATGAATCAACAAAACTCTCCTTTCTGTCTGGATTCCAGATTCAGTTATAGTGCTTTATCATAAAACGTCTTGTAAAAGTCACATTTAGTTCATTCAAAGCATTTTCCCCGCCGTTGTAATCAGTACTTTTGGTCCTGATTTAACATATCTTCTGTTTATTGCctttcagtaaaaaacaacTCCTGTCCTTCTTTACGGTCGAGCCAATTATATTTAAGGTTTTTCGGAGAAAGCGCGTTTTTACACACAGCAGCGAAGTCTCCAAAGAGCCTGAAAAGTTCTTCGCTGAGGTAAATTAGTCAGAAAAACTGCTaagagaaaacattaaatggAAAAGCAGACGAGGCGGTTCACTTCAACCTGTCCCTTCACCGGCGCTCCGGTGGAACGGGGAAGTAACGCGGACgcaaaattaaatcaaaagaGACGGTTTTGGATGAGTTCCATGGGACGCAGAGTGCATGATCTCTCAGGTTAAGCAGGAGTGTTgacggaacaaaaacaaaagaaaacaaaacaaaacagacagatgaataTTGCCTGAGAGGTCACTTAAAGTTCAGAGCACCTGCATGCAAAGAAACACCGGAGCGACTGAAGCCAGGGCGGAAAACAGGCGATTGACTGTGCGTTTGAGCCGGAGATGCAAAGCAGTGAGGGAgacagtctctgtctctcaaagCATTAATGAATGTCTCACTGCTGAACGTAAAGGGGAATCCTGATGCCCCCAACaagtctgtatttttatttttatttttttctatgttGGATTATATGTTGGATTTAGTTGCTGttttttctggttaaacaaacaaacaaacaaacaaacaaacaaacaaacaaacaaacaaacaaacaaacaaacaaacaaacaataaataaataaataaaatagcccAGGAAACAGTGGCATCAGCAGGGTCAAACCATAGCGTAGGCATGAAATCATGAAATTATGTCTGGACTGACATAagttcattttcacactgtttaATGAGAGCCAGGGCCGGAACAAGAGATGTTCTGGTCCTCTTACTCCAATACCAGTTTCAGTTTTCAAATGCTTCACATTTGTGTGACTTTTATGAGTAACGTGTTGCTCATAAATTTCCATCAAAATCCTTAACAACAGAAAATTGCCATAGTGAATTCTGctaatttgaaatattttaaatatggCCGTTTCCAATATTGGCGCCTCCTGGTGGAATCAtcaaaaaggacaaacagcCGTGGCCTTGCGTGATGACAGTGTGTGGAATCCATAAGAAGATTACATaattttttactgtattttcacagtattttcagttttctttgaGAAAAAAGTTTAACAAATTTGTTACACTTCCCACGTCTGTGGGGCGCCACCTGCTGGCAACCTAGTTTAGTTACACTTTGCCAACTCAAAGAGATTCAAACACTCAACACAAAGGTTATGAATATCCAACACAGACGAGAATTCAGGAccaccagtctgttgttgcgTCATTGCAACGCAGGTTTGGTGATGTAACCATTTTGACCCTGATCACCACTTACTATATGAGCCATACCACATCACATATGTGTAGCGA
Proteins encoded in this window:
- the foxq1b gene encoding forkhead box protein Q1b; protein product: MKLEVFSAHHFAQKPLELCMDAEGGVPSPLSGDELGSDGDCVANSPAPVTQSGDGSKGKPYTRRPKPPYSYIALIAMAIRESSSGRLTLAEINDYLMKKFPFFRGSYTGWRNSVRHNLSLNDCFLKVLRDPSRPWGKDNYWMLNPQSEYTFADGVFRRRRKRIAKRSPKEQESPDILSEDTRLPAPEERVGTKFSSSFAIDSILSTPFKRKEDSHVDAETHAPRLYWPPGAHILPYALSYPAQHTYLSEGAYSGTEPSRDALTYSYLQQAAPGMAAPEAALHALKMPGKARGFHIDSLLS